The following are from one region of the Halarcobacter sp. genome:
- a CDS encoding matrixin family metalloprotease: MFFKINILILILFSFVNASFEKVSIGTIDKHYKISKEQIYSILKEIEFTFEKELDKDVFDYADDGKPINFIYLPPSKLENEISRKISRIESKKQKIQELKDYFPNKKNDIENTKEILSKQQDELNNKVRKYNNYIKTINSKKSITKEELNKVKTYSKKEKTVLNDEIKKLKAKRRELRREIIKFNSKVTSFNNLINDLNRLNIQLEAMNRNYSKIRGRTFGLQTIEKKTTFKDGKKKEEQKISISMDKIEIYGFKNLDELKIILAHEIAHLVGLPHVNEKNALMNPIIQKSQLEKGLNLTPADIQLFDKYLD, encoded by the coding sequence ATGTTTTTTAAGATAAATATACTAATACTAATCCTTTTTTCATTTGTTAATGCATCTTTTGAAAAAGTTTCAATTGGCACTATAGATAAACACTATAAAATATCAAAAGAGCAAATATATTCTATACTAAAAGAGATTGAATTTACATTTGAAAAAGAGTTAGATAAAGATGTTTTTGATTACGCAGATGATGGAAAACCCATAAACTTTATTTATCTGCCACCTTCAAAGTTAGAAAATGAAATCTCAAGAAAAATCTCAAGAATAGAAAGTAAAAAGCAAAAAATACAAGAGCTAAAAGATTATTTCCCAAATAAAAAAAATGATATAGAAAATACAAAAGAGATACTAAGTAAGCAGCAAGATGAATTAAACAATAAAGTAAGAAAATATAATAACTACATCAAAACAATAAATTCAAAAAAAAGTATCACAAAAGAAGAGTTAAACAAAGTAAAAACATATTCAAAAAAAGAGAAAACAGTTTTAAATGATGAAATCAAAAAGCTAAAGGCAAAACGAAGAGAACTAAGAAGAGAGATTATAAAGTTTAACTCTAAAGTTACTAGTTTCAACAACTTAATAAATGATTTAAATAGATTAAATATCCAATTAGAAGCTATGAATAGAAATTATTCAAAAATCAGAGGTAGAACTTTTGGTTTACAAACTATTGAAAAGAAAACAACTTTTAAAGATGGAAAGAAAAAAGAGGAACAAAAAATCTCTATATCTATGGATAAAATAGAGATTTATGGTTTTAAAAATCTGGATGAATTAAAAATCATCTTAGCACATGAAATAGCCCACTTAGTTGGTTTACCCCATGTAAATGAAAAAAATGCTTTGATGAATCCAATAATTCAAAAATCACAACTGGAAAAAGGATTAAATTTAACCCCTGCAGATATTCAACTTTTTGATAAATATCTAGATTAA
- a CDS encoding GNAT family N-acetyltransferase, whose protein sequence is MIEIREASINDSESISNLLEQLDYSGTNRFINKRVKELIEHKDETLLVAKKDEKVVAVLSLHFIPQLALEGDFCRISYFCVDEDNRSDGVGALLESYAVKLAKEKKCDRIEVHCNQRRRKAHKFYYKQGYIESPKYLIKSLV, encoded by the coding sequence ATGATTGAGATAAGAGAAGCTAGTATAAATGATAGTGAATCAATCTCCAATTTACTTGAACAATTGGATTATTCTGGTACTAATAGGTTTATAAATAAAAGAGTAAAAGAGCTTATTGAACATAAAGATGAGACTTTACTAGTGGCAAAAAAAGATGAAAAAGTTGTAGCAGTATTATCTTTACATTTTATACCCCAATTAGCTTTAGAGGGTGACTTTTGTCGTATTAGTTATTTTTGTGTTGATGAAGATAATAGAAGTGATGGAGTAGGGGCACTTTTAGAATCATATGCTGTAAAACTAGCAAAAGAAAAAAAGTGTGACAGAATAGAAGTACACTGCAATCAAAGAAGGCGAAAAGCACATAAGTTTTATTATAAGCAAGGATATATTGAATCCCCAAAATATTTAATAAAATCTCTAGTTTAA
- a CDS encoding TIGR00730 family Rossman fold protein, with protein MTIAVFCGSSSGNDSDFLDSTKELGKYFALNGIDVVYGGGKVGLMGALADSVMENGGKVHGVIPIKLKEKELAHTNITQLDVVENMHERKALMASKADAFVALAGGAGTLEEIFEVWTWGQLGFHSKPCAFYNINGFYDKLFEMLEGMCDSGFLKKDLLDMLIKTDNKDQLLKAIKEYIPPKNKW; from the coding sequence ATGACAATAGCAGTTTTTTGTGGTTCTAGTAGTGGTAATGATAGTGATTTTTTGGATTCTACAAAAGAGTTAGGTAAATATTTTGCTTTAAATGGTATTGATGTTGTTTATGGTGGTGGAAAAGTTGGTTTAATGGGTGCCTTAGCTGATTCTGTTATGGAAAATGGCGGAAAAGTACATGGTGTAATTCCTATTAAATTAAAAGAAAAAGAGTTGGCTCATACAAACATAACACAGCTTGATGTTGTTGAAAATATGCACGAAAGAAAAGCTTTAATGGCAAGTAAAGCAGATGCTTTTGTAGCTTTAGCAGGTGGGGCAGGTACTTTAGAGGAGATATTTGAAGTATGGACTTGGGGTCAATTAGGTTTTCATTCTAAACCTTGTGCTTTTTATAATATAAACGGTTTTTATGATAAACTTTTTGAGATGCTTGAAGGGATGTGTGATTCAGGTTTTCTAAAAAAAGATTTACTTGATATGCTTATTAAAACAGATAATAAAGATCAACTACTAAAAGCTATAAAAGAGTATATCCCACCAAAAAACAAATGGTAG
- a CDS encoding ACP phosphodiesterase, translating into MNWIAHIFLSELNTDFQIGNYLADPLKGKSWEDANENIKKGMYVHKIIDSYTDSHDFFKNSKNRLGSKGLLKAVVIDLTYDYLLTKNWEKFSNIPINEFLDSFYINALKRLDSLPLHAKTPLERLIQHDILNQYKTLDDLEKAFLRVDYKLSQRLLKRDTTHRYIDIVSSNIHSIEEDFLIFFPQLCKEVKKHIDDDKSNHIIV; encoded by the coding sequence ATGAATTGGATTGCACATATATTTTTATCAGAACTTAATACTGACTTTCAAATTGGAAACTATTTAGCTGACCCACTCAAGGGAAAATCTTGGGAAGATGCAAATGAAAATATAAAAAAAGGTATGTATGTTCATAAGATTATTGATTCATACACTGATTCACACGATTTTTTTAAAAATAGTAAAAATAGACTTGGCTCTAAAGGTTTATTAAAAGCTGTAGTTATTGATTTAACTTATGATTATCTTCTAACAAAAAATTGGGAAAAATTTTCAAATATTCCTATAAATGAATTTTTAGATAGTTTTTATATAAATGCTTTAAAAAGATTAGATTCTTTACCTTTACATGCAAAAACTCCCCTAGAAAGATTAATACAACACGATATATTAAATCAATATAAGACTTTAGATGATTTAGAAAAAGCTTTTTTAAGAGTTGATTATAAACTATCTCAAAGATTGCTAAAAAGAGATACTACACATAGATATATTGATATTGTAAGTTCAAATATACATAGCATAGAAGAAGATTTTCTTATCTTCTTTCCTCAACTATGTAAAGAGGTAAAAAAACATATAGATGATGATAAATCAAATCATATAATAGTGTAA
- a CDS encoding YeeE/YedE family protein, whose amino-acid sequence MSDFEVYEIVNILGFLLGLAFGAVAQKNQFCFSGSIKDYILTKSTMRGSSVVVAMLIGIISTFFVSSIYELDLTETVYYKDNINYFAIIIGGLLFGVGMMLSDGCSNRHLIKFAQGDINSLIVLVFIAIFGYSTAKGFMGEILNPLIINNETLINLSSYIGNASMNIYVVSILLLILLYILVKKIKRLPSLWDGVVLGLFVGASWYITGVIGEESMERVIELTGITFVYPAAKTMEFFTYYQISELTFAISLVFGVLAGAFLMAKVNRRYSFGCTAAKGQHKVKYNIIGGSLMGTGGIMAIGCTVGQGLTGMSTLAFSSLVAIVSIFISATITALIMNKKNKLPMCFIFEWKDNTPDYQI is encoded by the coding sequence ATGTCAGATTTCGAGGTTTATGAAATAGTAAACATACTTGGCTTTCTTTTAGGTTTAGCCTTTGGAGCTGTTGCACAAAAAAATCAATTTTGTTTTAGTGGTTCTATTAAAGACTATATTTTAACAAAATCAACTATGAGAGGTTCATCTGTAGTTGTTGCTATGCTTATTGGAATAATCTCTACATTTTTTGTAAGTTCTATTTATGAACTTGACTTGACTGAAACTGTTTATTACAAAGACAATATCAACTACTTTGCAATTATTATTGGTGGATTGTTATTTGGTGTTGGGATGATGTTATCAGATGGATGTAGTAATAGACACCTTATTAAATTTGCCCAAGGGGATATTAACTCACTTATTGTATTAGTTTTTATTGCAATCTTTGGATACTCAACAGCAAAAGGTTTTATGGGTGAGATTTTAAATCCTTTGATTATAAACAATGAAACACTAATAAATTTATCATCTTATATTGGTAATGCTTCTATGAATATTTATGTGGTTAGTATATTATTATTGATTCTTTTATATATTTTAGTAAAAAAGATAAAAAGATTACCTTCTTTATGGGATGGAGTTGTACTTGGATTATTTGTTGGAGCTTCTTGGTATATTACAGGTGTAATTGGTGAAGAGAGTATGGAAAGGGTTATTGAACTTACAGGAATCACTTTTGTTTATCCTGCTGCTAAAACTATGGAGTTTTTTACATATTATCAAATCTCTGAATTAACTTTTGCTATAAGTTTAGTATTTGGAGTATTAGCTGGAGCCTTTCTAATGGCAAAAGTAAACAGAAGATATAGCTTTGGTTGTACAGCAGCAAAGGGGCAACACAAAGTAAAATACAACATCATAGGTGGAAGTTTGATGGGTACTGGTGGTATCATGGCTATTGGTTGTACAGTGGGACAAGGTCTAACTGGTATGTCAACATTGGCTTTTTCATCATTGGTTGCTATTGTATCTATATTTATAAGTGCTACTATAACTGCACTTATAATGAACAAGAAAAATAAACTTCCTATGTGTTTTATTTTTGAGTGGAAAGACAACACTCCAGATTATCAAATATAA
- a CDS encoding adenosine deaminase — protein sequence MIDLIEKLPKAELHLHIEGTLEPELMLELAQRNSIYIPYCNVEDIKKAYEFTDLQSFLDIYYKGASVLIKEEDFYSLTWNYLLKCKENNIIHTEIFFDPQTHTQRGVPFYTVIKGITEALNDAKNELGITSNIIMCFLRHLSQEECFQTLTEALEFKHDIVGIGLDSSEIGNPPSKFKEVFEKAREEGFKIVAHAGEEADYSYIVEALDLLKVDRIDHGVQAINSKSLVQRLVDEQISLTVCPNSNIELKVFDDYKSHNIKELLDLGLNVTVNSDDPAYFKGYLNQNFINIYENLDLSKEDIVKLVKNSFNSSFIDDELKKVYLEKVDKIVESF from the coding sequence ATGATTGATTTAATTGAAAAATTGCCAAAAGCAGAATTACATCTGCACATAGAAGGTACATTAGAGCCAGAATTGATGTTAGAATTAGCCCAACGAAACTCTATATATATACCTTATTGTAATGTTGAAGATATTAAAAAAGCTTACGAGTTTACTGACCTTCAAAGCTTTTTGGATATCTATTATAAAGGTGCAAGTGTTCTTATAAAAGAGGAAGATTTTTACTCTTTGACTTGGAACTATTTACTAAAGTGTAAAGAAAACAATATCATCCATACAGAGATATTTTTTGACCCACAAACACATACACAAAGAGGAGTACCATTTTACACAGTTATAAAAGGTATAACTGAAGCTTTAAATGATGCAAAAAATGAGTTAGGTATCACTTCTAATATAATTATGTGTTTTTTAAGACACCTAAGTCAAGAAGAGTGTTTTCAAACTTTAACTGAAGCTTTGGAGTTTAAACACGATATTGTAGGTATTGGTTTAGATTCTTCAGAGATAGGAAATCCCCCATCAAAGTTTAAAGAGGTATTTGAAAAAGCAAGAGAAGAGGGCTTTAAGATAGTTGCCCATGCAGGAGAAGAAGCTGATTATTCCTATATCGTTGAGGCTTTGGATTTATTAAAAGTTGATAGAATAGACCATGGAGTACAAGCTATAAATTCAAAATCTTTGGTTCAAAGATTAGTAGATGAACAAATATCTTTAACAGTTTGTCCAAACTCAAATATTGAGTTAAAAGTTTTTGATGATTATAAAAGTCACAACATAAAAGAGCTTTTGGATTTAGGATTAAATGTTACAGTTAACTCTGATGACCCAGCATATTTCAAAGGGTATTTAAACCAAAACTTTATAAATATTTATGAAAATCTAGATTTATCAAAAGAGGATATAGTAAAACTAGTAAAAAATTCGTTTAACTCTTCTTTTATCGATGATGAACTTAAAAAAGTATATTTAGAAAAAGTAGATAAGATAGTTGAGAGTTTTTAA
- a CDS encoding protein tyrosine phosphatase family protein, translated as MNEILNYIKIDELISTSGQPTVEQFQKIKDEGFEVVINLALCTATNAIENEDKIVTGLDLTYFHIPVDFENPKLEDAKLFLSLMGILQDKKVLVHCAKNYRVTAFMYLYHKHILNTPFEQIDLSIFDEWTPSKQWQDLMKCSIDKLALL; from the coding sequence ATGAATGAGATATTAAACTATATAAAAATAGATGAGTTGATTTCTACTTCAGGACAACCAACAGTTGAACAGTTTCAAAAAATAAAAGATGAAGGTTTTGAAGTTGTTATAAACTTAGCCCTTTGTACTGCTACAAATGCAATTGAAAATGAAGACAAAATAGTAACAGGATTAGACCTTACTTATTTTCATATCCCAGTTGATTTTGAAAATCCAAAACTTGAAGATGCAAAACTGTTTTTATCTCTTATGGGTATTTTACAAGATAAAAAAGTTTTAGTGCATTGTGCTAAAAACTATAGAGTTACAGCTTTTATGTATCTATATCACAAACATATATTAAATACTCCCTTTGAACAAATTGATTTATCAATATTTGATGAATGGACACCAAGTAAACAGTGGCAAGATTTAATGAAGTGCTCAATAGACAAACTTGCTCTTTTATAA
- a CDS encoding homoserine O-acetyltransferase, giving the protein MEIKTNKIKFKEPLRLESGRILEEFEIVYETYGKLNEDKSNVIVVCHALAGSHHAAGRYADEAKAGWWDKLIGDGKAIDTTKYFVICSNNIGSNFGSTNALSIDPATKKEYRLKFPVLAISDIVKAQMRLYKELGISKAKAVVGGSMGGMQALCYSIEYPNFAEHIFALATTAYTRPWAISINKLAIEAIRHDPVFKDGFYKKDDLLAKGLPGLAIGRMAGLIAYLSPTLFNKKFGRDYSRTDGLYELFGRFEVERYLEYNAYNFPKVFDPLSYLYICKTMNIFDAGRNEDTLENSFSKVKSKLHLISFSDDMLFFPEEMEEIRDIMIKLGKSEQVTYKMIESQSGHDSFLVEVDKFEKYMIELLEGNK; this is encoded by the coding sequence ATGGAAATAAAAACAAATAAAATAAAATTTAAAGAACCACTACGATTAGAGAGTGGTCGGATTTTAGAAGAGTTTGAAATAGTTTATGAAACCTATGGAAAACTAAATGAAGACAAATCAAATGTAATCGTAGTTTGTCATGCCTTAGCAGGAAGCCACCACGCAGCAGGAAGATATGCCGATGAAGCAAAAGCCGGATGGTGGGATAAACTAATAGGTGATGGAAAAGCTATAGATACAACAAAGTATTTTGTTATTTGTTCTAATAACATAGGTAGTAATTTTGGTTCGACAAATGCTTTAAGCATAGACCCAGCTACAAAAAAAGAGTATAGATTAAAATTTCCAGTTTTAGCTATCTCTGATATAGTTAAAGCACAAATGAGATTATATAAAGAGTTGGGTATCTCAAAAGCAAAAGCAGTTGTAGGTGGAAGTATGGGTGGTATGCAAGCACTTTGCTACTCAATAGAGTATCCAAATTTTGCCGAGCATATTTTTGCCCTAGCAACTACGGCTTATACAAGACCTTGGGCAATATCTATAAACAAACTAGCAATAGAAGCAATCAGACACGACCCAGTTTTTAAAGATGGATTTTATAAAAAAGATGATTTACTTGCAAAGGGTTTACCCGGACTTGCAATAGGAAGAATGGCTGGACTAATAGCTTATTTAAGTCCAACTTTGTTTAATAAAAAATTTGGAAGAGATTATTCAAGAACAGATGGTTTATATGAGCTGTTTGGTAGATTTGAAGTGGAAAGATACCTTGAATATAACGCATACAACTTTCCAAAAGTGTTTGATCCTTTATCTTATTTATACATTTGTAAAACTATGAATATATTTGATGCAGGAAGAAATGAAGATACTTTAGAAAACTCATTTTCAAAAGTAAAAAGCAAACTGCATCTTATATCTTTTAGTGATGATATGTTGTTTTTCCCCGAAGAGATGGAAGAGATAAGAGATATTATGATTAAACTAGGTAAAAGTGAGCAAGTAACATATAAAATGATAGAAAGCCAATCAGGACACGATTCGTTTTTGGTTGAAGTTGATAAATTTGAAAAATATATGATAGAACTATTAGAAGGAAACAAATGA
- the xseB gene encoding exodeoxyribonuclease VII small subunit, whose amino-acid sequence MSEEIKEEIENLSFEKKIEKAKELLEKLSDPQITLSDSLEVYKNGVKELEEAQKLLDEAKLIFTTKEKDSNEPF is encoded by the coding sequence ATGAGTGAAGAGATAAAAGAAGAGATAGAAAACTTAAGTTTTGAAAAAAAGATAGAAAAAGCAAAAGAGCTTTTAGAAAAACTATCAGACCCACAAATAACCCTAAGTGATTCATTAGAAGTTTATAAAAATGGAGTAAAAGAGCTAGAAGAAGCACAAAAACTCCTAGATGAAGCCAAACTTATCTTTACAACTAAAGAGAAAGATTCTAACGAACCATTTTAA
- a CDS encoding type II toxin-antitoxin system PemK/MazF family toxin: MNLDNKNTRIDIWNNKKKIINEKISINHKKDGSVKFRIQPWSLWWFEVGENIGTETSCHFTSKELVTLRPCVIISTNNFNHATYNKKVIVMPITSKKDNSKVKHFHYELISNNYQSFYNKKRNINYLGLEKDSLVICNDIKTIDNKRLVQHIYPQLNKEDIKGIQRLISKYISIF; encoded by the coding sequence ATGAATTTAGATAATAAAAACACAAGAATTGATATCTGGAATAACAAAAAAAAGATAATCAATGAAAAAATAAGTATAAATCATAAAAAAGATGGAAGTGTAAAATTTAGAATACAGCCATGGAGTTTATGGTGGTTTGAAGTTGGTGAAAATATAGGAACCGAAACAAGCTGCCATTTTACAAGCAAAGAACTTGTAACCTTAAGACCTTGTGTAATAATCTCAACAAACAATTTTAATCATGCAACATACAACAAAAAAGTGATAGTTATGCCAATCACTTCAAAAAAAGATAATTCTAAAGTTAAGCATTTTCATTATGAGTTAATTTCAAATAATTATCAGAGTTTTTATAACAAAAAAAGAAATATTAACTATTTAGGTTTAGAAAAAGATTCTTTAGTTATTTGTAATGACATAAAAACTATCGACAATAAAAGATTAGTACAACATATTTATCCCCAATTAAATAAAGAAGATATTAAAGGTATTCAGAGACTTATAAGTAAATATATTAGTATTTTTTAG
- the radC gene encoding DNA repair protein RadC produces the protein MKSITQLQNIDKPRERLLKYGLSALKNYELIAVLLGSGVKGKDVIKLSREIEKFFNSNFETMDLETLLKIHGLGKAKASQIISAIELSRRYLIDTQHYKISSAKEVYDELSPYKNKQQEYFLSLYLDGANNLCETKVITIGTLNQSLVHPREVFSYAIEKRCASIIVAHNHPSGILKPSSEDITVTQRLKEAGQILGIELLDHIIFTKDDFISLKEVGVL, from the coding sequence ATGAAATCGATAACTCAACTACAAAATATAGACAAACCAAGAGAAAGACTTTTAAAATATGGTCTAAGTGCTCTTAAAAACTATGAGCTTATAGCTGTACTTTTAGGAAGTGGAGTAAAAGGTAAAGATGTAATAAAACTCTCCCGTGAGATTGAGAAGTTTTTTAACTCAAACTTTGAAACAATGGATTTAGAAACACTACTGAAAATCCACGGCTTAGGTAAAGCAAAAGCCAGTCAAATAATATCTGCAATAGAACTTTCACGTAGATACCTTATTGATACACAACACTATAAAATCTCATCAGCAAAAGAAGTATATGATGAATTAAGCCCATATAAAAACAAACAACAAGAATATTTCCTAAGCCTGTATTTAGATGGAGCAAACAACTTATGTGAGACCAAAGTAATCACAATAGGAACCCTAAACCAAAGTCTAGTTCATCCAAGAGAAGTATTCTCCTATGCAATTGAGAAAAGATGTGCCAGTATAATAGTTGCCCATAACCACCCAAGTGGAATACTAAAACCAAGTAGTGAAGATATAACTGTAACACAAAGACTAAAAGAAGCAGGACAAATCTTAGGCATAGAACTACTTGACCATATAATCTTTACAAAAGATGATTTTATAAGTTTGAAAGAAGTGGGTGTTTTATGA
- a CDS encoding type II toxin-antitoxin system PemK/MazF family toxin, with amino-acid sequence MIENDFDKWNEIKKRTQDKKITAYFREREIYWANIGKNIGYEQNGKGKDFMRPLLILRKYNNKLFCGIPLSTTIREGSFFYNFNFLENKDSCALLVQAKTFDVKRLDRKIGTINKNDFEKLEIKFKKLMKL; translated from the coding sequence ATGATAGAAAATGATTTTGACAAATGGAATGAAATAAAAAAGAGAACACAAGATAAAAAAATCACTGCTTATTTTAGAGAAAGAGAAATTTATTGGGCTAATATTGGCAAGAATATTGGTTATGAACAAAATGGTAAAGGTAAAGATTTTATGAGACCACTTTTAATTCTTAGAAAATATAATAATAAACTTTTTTGTGGAATACCTCTATCAACAACAATAAGAGAAGGTAGCTTTTTTTATAATTTTAATTTTTTAGAAAATAAAGACAGCTGTGCATTATTAGTTCAAGCTAAAACATTTGATGTAAAAAGACTTGATAGAAAAATTGGAACAATAAATAAAAATGATTTTGAAAAGTTAGAAATTAAATTTAAAAAATTAATGAAGTTATAA
- a CDS encoding type I restriction-modification system subunit M: MGEENKRRLEQQLWNIANTLRGKMDADEFRDYILGFIFFKYLSEKMESYANELLEEDKLIYTNLDEKKDTEYLEAIKEDALEQLGYFLKPSELFSAIAKRGNSDQDNFILDDLTKILRNIEASTMGHESEDDFEDLFSDIDLTSKKLGRSEEQKNTLISKVLAHLDDINFELKNHDRDVLGDAYEYLISQFAAGAGKKAGEFYTPQSVSKILAKIVTTNKEKLKSVYDPTCGSGSLLLRVAKEVKDVSNFYGQELNRTTYNLARMNMIMHDVHYRKFDLKQEDTLERPQHENMKFEAIVANPPFSAYWSANPLHLSDDRFSQYGKLAPKTKADFAFVQHMIHHLDDNGTMAVVLPHGVLFRGSAEGHIRQYLIEDRNYLDAVIGLPANIFYGTSIPTCILVFKKCREDSDDVLFIDSSKHFEKMKNQNYLRAQDIEKIVTTYRERIQEDKYSYKASLEEIKENDYNLNIPRYVDTFEEEEEIDLDEVSSELKELDKQIEQNDLVIKSFCDELGVKTPF, from the coding sequence ATGGGCGAAGAAAATAAACGAAGACTAGAACAACAATTATGGAATATAGCAAATACCCTAAGAGGTAAGATGGATGCTGATGAGTTTAGGGATTATATCCTTGGATTTATCTTTTTTAAATATCTGTCTGAAAAGATGGAAAGCTATGCAAATGAGCTTTTAGAAGAAGACAAACTTATATATACAAACCTTGATGAGAAAAAGGATACAGAATATCTTGAAGCTATCAAAGAGGATGCACTAGAACAACTTGGATATTTTTTAAAACCAAGTGAACTTTTCTCTGCAATTGCAAAAAGAGGAAATAGTGACCAAGACAATTTTATCTTAGATGATTTGACAAAGATTTTACGAAATATTGAAGCTTCAACTATGGGGCATGAGAGTGAAGATGATTTTGAAGATTTGTTTTCAGATATTGACCTTACATCAAAAAAACTTGGAAGAAGTGAAGAGCAAAAAAATACTCTTATCTCAAAAGTATTAGCCCACCTTGATGATATAAACTTTGAACTAAAAAACCACGATAGAGATGTACTTGGTGATGCTTATGAGTATCTTATCTCACAATTTGCAGCGGGTGCTGGTAAAAAAGCAGGGGAGTTTTATACTCCCCAAAGTGTCTCAAAAATCTTAGCAAAAATAGTTACAACAAACAAAGAAAAACTAAAATCAGTATATGACCCAACTTGCGGTTCAGGTTCTCTACTTTTAAGGGTTGCAAAAGAGGTAAAAGATGTATCTAACTTCTATGGACAAGAGTTAAATAGAACCACATACAACCTTGCTCGTATGAATATGATCATGCATGATGTTCACTATAGAAAATTTGACTTAAAACAAGAAGATACCCTAGAGCGACCACAACACGAAAATATGAAGTTTGAAGCAATAGTTGCAAACCCTCCATTTTCTGCTTACTGGTCGGCAAATCCACTACACTTAAGTGATGATAGATTTTCCCAATATGGAAAGCTAGCACCTAAAACAAAAGCTGATTTTGCCTTTGTACAGCATATGATACACCATCTTGATGACAATGGAACTATGGCAGTGGTACTACCTCACGGAGTTTTATTTAGAGGAAGTGCAGAGGGACATATAAGACAATACTTGATTGAAGATAGAAACTATCTTGACGCAGTTATAGGCTTGCCAGCAAATATCTTTTATGGAACTTCTATACCCACTTGTATTTTGGTATTTAAAAAGTGTAGAGAAGATAGTGATGATGTACTTTTTATAGATTCTTCAAAACATTTTGAAAAGATGAAAAATCAAAACTATCTAAGAGCACAAGATATAGAAAAAATAGTAACAACGTATAGAGAAAGAATCCAAGAAGACAAATACTCATACAAAGCAAGCCTAGAAGAGATAAAAGAGAACGACTACAATCTAAATATTCCAAGATATGTAGATACTTTTGAAGAAGAAGAGGAAATAGACTTAGATGAAGTTTCAAGTGAACTTAAAGAACTTGATAAGCAAATAGAGCAAAATGACCTAGTGATAAAAAGCTTTTGTGATGAGCTTGGTGTTAAAACTCCCTTTTAA